One stretch of Excalfactoria chinensis isolate bCotChi1 chromosome 2, bCotChi1.hap2, whole genome shotgun sequence DNA includes these proteins:
- the LOC140249183 gene encoding uncharacterized protein, with amino-acid sequence MVEFSILGGAWRQNSKTATLDFRRADSDLFRRLIGAVPWRSVLVNKGVQDGWSLLKKEVLKAQERVVPLSHKMSRWRRRPAWMNRELFLRLREKKRIYRLRKEGRATQNDYKKAVKMCRGKIREGSPRSGLVASAGKQTEPPVILEEAVRELLLQLDCHKSMGPGEIHPRVLKELAEVIAEPLSVIFQRSLLTACVFCGQVDEDSGILGRKKWMVGFYVHEFCAAFTNGLCGRNRGNSRMMFLVKDLGCTVREAEQRLCFVCGSSRASITCAEPGCERSFHLPCAYEGQCVTQYFGEFRAFCWEHRPQQAAQAAPEPDTTCIICMEPVGDSRSYGTMVCPACQQAWFHRACIQRMALCSERRSFQCPNCRDAKAFHRDLLTVGIRIPERMPTRDDTNAYAALAVWHRRCVASDCLYPHGRARSGEGPWELLLCSSCAARGTHRRCAYLSDSTTGWECNACAGEGTASSTGSGLAGLDTTSQQELQTSQSSVTPESGSSDTTSQAPSEPANRSSVPESSSPSSQRRPEWRRLCWRLHRMDDSCQESQGCCGSTHHAALRASQGTSRSSRHCPALGYNLRCRQGQRARTRSRSPLQRRAPASPSRPQRQRGSRQRASPGAQSCTRSYATPAAPGSSRASTTAHGSPSSHPGRARTRSRSPLRRRAAETDSQPRRRRTSRARRRGPAQGRSRSREPRRAQRITSRPC; translated from the exons ATGGTAGAGTTCTCAATTCTAGGTGGAGCCTGGaggcagaacagcaaaactgccACCTTAGACTTCCGGAGGGCAGACTCTGATTTGTTCAGAAGACTAATAGGGGCAGTCCCCTGGCGTTCAGTCTTAGTGAACAAAGGGGTCCAAGATGGCTGGTCGCTCTTGAAGAAGGAAGTTTTAAAGGCGCAGGAGCGGGTGGTCCCACTGAGCCACAAAATGAGCCGGTGGAGAAGAAGACCGGcgtggatgaatagggagctgtTCTTAAGGTTgcgggagaaaaagagaatctaccgccTGCGGAAGGAGGGAAGAGCAACTCAGAATGACTACAAAAAGGCTGTTAAGATGTGTAGAGGGAAAATCAGagag GGCTCCCCACGCTCTGGCTTGGTAGCCTCGGCTGGGAAGCAGACTGAACCCCCTGTGATTCTTGAAGAAGCGGTCAGGGAATTactgctccaactggactgccacaagtccatgggtcCAGGTGAGATTCACCCGAgagtgctgaaggaactggcgGAGGTGATCGCTGAGCCGCTTTCCGTTATCTTTCAGCGCTCCTTGTTAACGG catgtgTGTTCTGTGGCCAAGTGGATGAGGACTCGGGCATCCTTGGCCGCAAAAAATGGATGGTTGGATTTTATGTCCATGAGTTTTGTGCG GCCTTTACCAACGGTCTTTGTGGTCGCAACCGAGGTAACAGCAGGATGATGTTCCTCGTAAAAGACCTGGGATGCACAGtgagggaggcagagcagagg ctctgcttcgtcTGTGGCAGTTCGAGGGCCAGCATCACCTGCGCAGAGCCGGGATGTGAACGGAGCTTCCATCTCCCCTGCGCCTACGAGGGTCAATGCGTCACCCAGTACTTCGGGGAGTTCAG ggccttctgctgggagcaccgccCGCAGCAGGCAGCGCAGGCAGCACCGGAGCCGGACACGACCTGCATTATCTGCATGGAGCCCGTAGGGGACAGCAGGTCGTAcggcaccatggtgtgcccagcctgccaacaagcctggttccaccgggcctgcatccag agaatggccCTGTGCTCCGAGCGGCGCAGCTTCCAGTGCCCCAACTGTCGAGACGCAAAGGCATTCCATCGCGACTTGCTGACTGTGGGGATCCGAATCCCAGAGAG AATGCCGACACGGGACGACACCAACGCCTATGCAGCACTGGCAGTTTGGCACCGACGCTGCGTGGCCAGCGACTGCCTTTACCCTCATGGCAGAGCGCggtcaggagaggg AccttgggagctgctcctctgcagctcctgtgctgcacgagGCACCCACCGCCGCTGTGCCTACCTGAGTGATAGCACAACCGGATGGGAGTGCAAcgcctgtgctggagagggcaccg cctccagcaccggctcaggtcttgctggcctcgacaccaccagccagcaggagctgcagacatCTCAAAGCTCTGTGACACCAGAGAGCGGCAGCTCCGACACCACCAGCCAGGCACCATCTGAGCCAGCTAACCGCTCCagtgtgcctgagagcagcagcccGTCCAGCCAGCGCAGGCCAGAATGGAGGAGACTCTGCTGGCGTTTACATCGTATGGACGACTCATGTCAGGAGTCGCAAGGGTGCTGTGGGAGCACCCATCATGCTGCCCTGAGAGCCAGCCAGGGGACATCTCGGTCCTCGAGGCACTGCCCTGCGCTGGGCTACAACCTCAGGTGCAGACAGGGACAGCGGGCCCGGACAAGAAGCCGCTCTCCATTGCAGCGCCGGGCCCCAGCATCCCCGAGCCGGCCCCAGAGACAACGCgggagcaggcagagagcaagcccaggtgctcagagctgcacccgcaGCTACGCCACACCGGCAGCACCggggtcctccagggcttccACAACAGCCCACGGAAGCCCATCCAGTCATCCAGGGCGGGCCCGGACTCGAAGCCGCTCGCCTCTCCGTCGGCGGGCTGCGGAGACCGACAGCCAGCCCCGAAGACGCCGCACGAGCCGGGCCAGGCggcgagggccagcccaggggcggAGCCGCTCCCGCGAACCACGTCGGGCCCAGCGCATCACCAGCCGGCCCTGCTGA